In the genome of Chloroflexota bacterium, one region contains:
- a CDS encoding enoyl-CoA hydratase (Catalyzes the reversible hydration of unsaturated fatty acyl-CoA to beta-hydroxyacyl-CoA) produces the protein MSDTILYEIKDRIAHITLNRPDQLNAMNLEFLRRWGFIVQDMNSNPEPLVGIVTGAGGKAFSVGADLKERAGATKPAPGESGAEAGKTIVERKPGGKRPRLMQKPVIAAINGFCLGGGLELALQCDIRIATPKSVFGMPEPRWSLPAGYGLHNLSRMIPLGEALYIQLTGERIGAERAYQIGLIQKIVPEEQLMAEAEKIASSVLLCAPLAVKAIKNVVMSYRDQPLEVSWKMAEGLVDELSKTEDFKEGPRAFAEKRKPQWKGR, from the coding sequence ATGTCCGACACTATCCTGTATGAAATCAAGGATCGCATCGCTCATATCACGCTCAATAGACCGGACCAGTTGAATGCCATGAACCTGGAGTTCCTGCGCCGGTGGGGCTTCATCGTGCAGGACATGAATAGCAACCCGGAGCCGCTGGTGGGCATAGTGACGGGAGCGGGAGGGAAGGCGTTCAGCGTGGGAGCCGACCTAAAGGAGCGCGCTGGCGCCACGAAGCCTGCGCCTGGAGAGAGCGGCGCTGAGGCGGGAAAGACCATCGTTGAGAGGAAGCCGGGAGGCAAGCGGCCCCGGCTGATGCAGAAGCCGGTCATCGCCGCGATCAACGGCTTCTGCCTGGGCGGCGGGCTGGAGCTTGCGCTCCAGTGCGATATACGCATCGCCACGCCGAAGTCGGTCTTCGGCATGCCGGAGCCGCGATGGAGCCTGCCTGCGGGGTACGGCCTGCACAATCTCTCGCGCATGATTCCTCTGGGCGAGGCGCTGTACATCCAGCTGACGGGAGAGCGTATCGGGGCGGAGCGGGCCTATCAGATCGGCCTGATCCAGAAGATCGTGCCGGAGGAGCAGTTGATGGCGGAGGCGGAGAAGATCGCCAGTTCGGTGCTGTTATGCGCGCCCCTGGCGGTGAAGGCGATCAAGAATGTAGTGATGAGCTATCGGGACCAGCCGCTGGAGGTCTCGTGGAAGATGGCGGAGGGCCTGGTGGACGAGTTGAGCAAGACGGAAGACTTTAAGGAAGGCCCACGGGCCTTTGCGGAGAAGCGGAAGCCTCAGTGGAAGGGGCGCTAA
- a CDS encoding DUF971 domain-containing protein, producing MHQPKTVAILPDGIHITWDDGKDCAYAHRDLRGECPCAHCVHEITGKRMVGRDQVTPTVEALDWMTIGRYAIQFLWSDGHQTGLYPYNLLRELCARETRDGAKAEKRAS from the coding sequence ATGCACCAGCCCAAGACCGTCGCCATCCTTCCGGACGGCATCCACATCACCTGGGACGATGGCAAAGACTGCGCCTACGCTCATCGCGACCTCCGGGGCGAGTGCCCCTGCGCCCACTGCGTCCACGAAATCACCGGCAAGCGCATGGTCGGCCGCGACCAGGTCACCCCGACCGTCGAAGCACTCGATTGGATGACCATCGGCCGCTACGCTATCCAGTTCCTCTGGAGCGATGGCCACCAGACCGGCCTCTACCCCTACAACCTCCTGCGCGAACTCTGCGCCCGTGAGACCCGCGACGGGGCAAAGGCGGAGAAGCGCGCCTCGTGA
- a CDS encoding bifunctional phosphoribosyl-AMP cyclohydrolase/phosphoribosyl-ATP diphosphatase HisIE, with translation MQLNLNEQGLIPAIAQDEKTGEVLMLAYMSPESLKRTMESGQAWFYSRSRRELWHKGATSGNYIKVNKVIADCENNSLLLKSTPTGPACHTGKPNCFFQEVKKGEISFQQKPGNMMEELFSVIESRKKEKPEGSYVAKLMSQGVDRIGKKVIEEAGESVIAAKNGVREEVVHEVADLWFHSLVLLSSAGLTPKDIWQELEKRRK, from the coding sequence ATGCAGCTCAACCTCAATGAACAGGGCCTGATCCCGGCCATCGCCCAGGACGAAAAGACGGGCGAAGTGCTAATGCTGGCCTACATGAGCCCTGAATCGCTCAAACGCACCATGGAAAGCGGCCAGGCCTGGTTCTACAGCCGCAGCCGCCGGGAGCTCTGGCACAAAGGCGCAACCTCCGGCAACTACATCAAGGTGAACAAGGTTATCGCCGATTGCGAGAACAACTCCCTGCTCCTCAAGAGCACGCCCACCGGCCCCGCCTGCCACACCGGCAAGCCCAACTGCTTCTTCCAAGAGGTCAAGAAGGGCGAAATCTCCTTCCAGCAGAAACCCGGCAACATGATGGAAGAGCTCTTCTCCGTCATCGAATCCCGGAAGAAGGAGAAGCCCGAAGGCAGCTATGTCGCCAAGCTCATGAGCCAGGGTGTGGATCGTATCGGCAAAAAGGTCATCGAGGAGGCGGGCGAATCCGTCATCGCCGCCAAGAATGGCGTCCGCGAAGAGGTCGTCCATGAAGTCGCCGACCTCTGGTTCCACAGCCTCGTCCTCCTCTCCTCCGCGGGCCTCACGCCCAAGGACATCTGGCAAGAGCTCGAAAAGCGAAGGAAATAG
- a CDS encoding TIGR03560 family F420-dependent LLM class oxidoreductase, which yields MNFGIHTGQQNAPYQDFVKAWKMADAAGFNWISVWDHFYEAPDRGGDGPTYETVAMMTAAAAATTRARIGVLVMSAGYRPPALLAKMIATLDHISNGRANLGIGAGWHQAEYEAYGYTFPSLKARMDMLEESVQIIQSMLANDTTTFEGAHYRVREAKLYPKPVQAKLPVWVGGGGEKRTIPIAAKHADGWNIAYVPPEVYRRKIAVLDQWCEKFNRDPQTIMRSINTGFYLGTDKKSAARGLQQMAQDGFNVERTGPGMLRGLVSEAVEQIRAFERAGATQMNIAFRPPFDFEAFQAFIEEAVPRFR from the coding sequence GTGAACTTCGGCATCCACACCGGCCAGCAGAACGCGCCCTACCAAGACTTCGTCAAGGCTTGGAAGATGGCCGATGCCGCAGGCTTCAACTGGATATCCGTCTGGGACCATTTCTACGAAGCGCCCGATCGCGGCGGCGATGGCCCCACCTATGAGACTGTCGCCATGATGACCGCCGCCGCTGCCGCCACCACCCGCGCCAGGATCGGCGTCCTCGTCATGTCTGCCGGCTATCGCCCACCGGCCCTCCTCGCCAAAATGATCGCCACCCTGGACCACATCAGCAACGGACGCGCCAACCTCGGCATCGGGGCCGGTTGGCACCAGGCCGAATACGAAGCCTACGGCTACACCTTCCCCAGCCTCAAAGCGCGCATGGACATGCTGGAGGAGAGCGTCCAGATCATCCAGTCCATGCTTGCCAACGATACGACCACCTTCGAAGGCGCGCACTACCGCGTACGCGAGGCGAAGCTCTACCCAAAGCCCGTCCAGGCCAAGCTCCCCGTCTGGGTCGGCGGCGGCGGTGAGAAGCGCACCATCCCCATCGCCGCCAAGCACGCCGATGGCTGGAACATCGCCTACGTCCCGCCGGAGGTCTACCGGCGCAAGATCGCCGTCCTGGACCAGTGGTGCGAAAAGTTCAACCGCGACCCGCAAACTATCATGCGAAGCATCAATACCGGCTTCTATCTGGGAACTGACAAGAAATCAGCCGCGCGAGGCCTCCAGCAGATGGCGCAGGACGGCTTCAACGTGGAGCGCACAGGCCCCGGCATGTTGCGCGGCCTGGTGAGCGAGGCTGTGGAGCAGATCCGCGCCTTCGAACGCGCCGGCGCCACCCAGATGAATATCGCCTTCCGCCCGCCCTTCGATTTCGAGGCCTTTCAGGCCTTCATTGAAGAGGCCGTCCCCAGATTCAGGTGA
- the rlmB gene encoding 23S rRNA (guanosine(2251)-2'-O)-methyltransferase RlmB — translation MEEQIEGRNPVLEAIKAKRPIHKIFVSHDFDRRGPLGQVVGLAKEAGIPVEYTDQRALSRLSQTGRSQGVIAVAAAKATVELDDLFRISKEKGERPFYVLLDGIEDPQNLGAIIRTAHAAGVHGVIIPTRRAAGLTAAVSRASAGALEYMQVARVTNIAQAMERLNKEGVWTVGVDPTGPKSYAEADYRQGVSLIIGAEGRGLSHLVREKCEVLVSIPMRGEVASLNASVAGALVMYEAMRQRAKATA, via the coding sequence GTGGAAGAGCAGATCGAAGGACGCAACCCGGTCCTGGAAGCTATCAAGGCCAAGCGGCCTATCCACAAGATATTCGTTTCGCATGATTTTGACCGCCGCGGGCCGCTGGGGCAGGTGGTGGGGCTGGCGAAGGAAGCCGGCATCCCGGTGGAATACACGGACCAGCGGGCGCTCTCCCGCCTGAGCCAGACGGGGCGCAGCCAGGGAGTCATCGCCGTCGCGGCGGCAAAGGCGACGGTGGAGCTGGACGACCTTTTCCGCATCAGCAAGGAGAAAGGCGAGAGGCCGTTCTATGTGCTGCTGGACGGGATCGAAGACCCGCAGAACCTTGGGGCGATCATTCGCACGGCCCACGCGGCAGGCGTCCACGGCGTCATCATCCCCACCCGCCGCGCGGCGGGGCTGACGGCGGCGGTCTCGCGGGCGTCAGCCGGGGCGCTGGAGTATATGCAGGTGGCGCGGGTCACGAATATCGCTCAGGCGATGGAGCGACTGAACAAAGAGGGCGTGTGGACGGTGGGCGTGGATCCCACGGGGCCCAAGAGCTATGCGGAGGCGGACTACCGGCAGGGCGTGTCGCTGATCATCGGCGCGGAGGGGCGCGGCCTTTCGCACCTGGTGCGGGAGAAGTGCGAGGTGCTGGTCTCCATCCCGATGCGGGGAGAGGTCGCTTCGCTGAACGCCTCTGTGGCGGGGGCGCTGGTGATGTACGAGGCGATGCGCCAGCGGGCGAAGGCGACGGCCTAG
- a CDS encoding RidA family protein has protein sequence MQAINPEGLFKASFYSQGVKAGKTIYVSGQVGALNGQVSGGGSDFKAEARQALENVRRVVEGGGGKMANIVSLTCYLVEMELGATLYPLIAETFPGAKPAVTAVVVKSLGSPKYKLEIQAVAVAE, from the coding sequence ATGCAGGCGATCAACCCGGAGGGACTGTTTAAGGCTTCTTTCTATTCGCAGGGGGTGAAGGCGGGGAAGACGATTTACGTATCGGGCCAGGTTGGCGCGCTCAATGGGCAGGTTTCAGGCGGAGGGAGCGATTTTAAGGCAGAGGCGAGGCAAGCGCTGGAGAATGTGCGGAGGGTCGTGGAGGGCGGCGGCGGGAAGATGGCGAATATCGTCTCACTGACGTGCTACCTGGTGGAGATGGAGCTTGGGGCGACGCTGTATCCGCTCATCGCGGAGACATTTCCAGGGGCGAAGCCTGCGGTGACGGCCGTTGTGGTGAAGAGCCTGGGGAGCCCGAAGTATAAGTTGGAGATACAGGCGGTAGCGGTGGCGGAGTGA